In a genomic window of Cytobacillus sp. FSL H8-0458:
- a CDS encoding YqxA family protein, producing the protein MKMFMLKALFLAAIMFVSVLFGMQQANEGIHRMKGFHDGNFKSALTINETNEGEVQASVLGNDVSSHDLQKKREKLEEMKAYNFFSSLGKSISEGISELTEKSVAIITDLITGK; encoded by the coding sequence ATGAAAATGTTTATGCTTAAAGCTCTTTTTCTGGCAGCGATTATGTTTGTCTCTGTATTATTCGGAATGCAGCAGGCAAATGAAGGAATTCACAGAATGAAGGGATTCCATGACGGAAATTTCAAAAGTGCCCTGACCATAAATGAAACCAATGAAGGCGAAGTTCAGGCTTCTGTCCTGGGGAATGATGTGTCAAGCCATGATCTTCAGAAGAAAAGAGAAAAACTTGAAGAAATGAAAGCATATAATTTCTTTTCATCATTAGGAAAAAGCATATCCGAAGGCATATCAGAGCTGACAGAAAAATCGGTCGCAATCATCACAGACTTAATAACAGGGAAATAG
- the lepA gene encoding translation elongation factor 4 translates to MNKEERLKRQEKIRNFSIIAHIDHGKSTLADRILEKTNALTSREMKDQLLDSMDLERERGITIKLNSVQLKYKAKDGEIYTFHLIDTPGHVDFTYEVSRSLAACEGAILVVDAAQGIEAQTLANVYLALDNDLEILPIINKIDLPSADPERVRNEIEEVIGLDASEAVLASAKAGIGIEEILEQVVEKVPAPVGDPDAPLKALIFDSLYDAYRGVVAYIRVVEGTVKVGDKIKMMATGKEFEVTEVGVFTPKSTPLPELSVGDVGFLTAAIKNVGDTRVGDTITSAKNGAAEALPGYRKMNPMVYCGLYPIDSAKFNDLREALEKLELNDSALQFEPETSQALGFGFRCGFLGLLHMEIIQERIEREFKIDLITTAPSVIYDVILTDGTEVKVDNPSNMPDPQKIDRVEEPYVKATMMAPNDYVGAIMELCQQKRGIFIDMQYMDETRVNIIYEIPLSEIVYDFFDQLKSNTKGYASFDYELIGYKPSKLVKMDILLNAEKVDALSFIVHKDFAYERGKVIVEKLKELIPRQQFEVPIQAAIGQKIVARSTIKAIRKNVLAKCYGGDISRKRKLLEKQKEGKKRMKQVGSVEVPQEAFMAVLKMDDNTPKK, encoded by the coding sequence ATGAACAAAGAAGAGAGACTAAAAAGGCAAGAGAAAATCAGGAATTTTTCGATCATCGCCCATATTGACCATGGTAAGTCGACTTTGGCCGACAGGATCCTTGAAAAAACCAATGCGCTGACTTCACGCGAAATGAAGGATCAGCTCCTTGATTCCATGGATCTTGAAAGGGAGCGCGGCATTACGATCAAGCTGAATTCCGTTCAGTTAAAATATAAAGCTAAAGATGGAGAGATATACACTTTCCACTTAATAGATACGCCGGGACACGTCGATTTTACATATGAAGTATCCCGAAGCCTTGCAGCATGTGAAGGCGCAATTCTGGTTGTGGATGCGGCTCAGGGTATTGAAGCGCAAACCCTTGCTAATGTTTATCTGGCCCTGGATAACGATCTTGAGATTCTTCCAATTATTAATAAGATCGACCTGCCAAGTGCGGATCCGGAAAGGGTTCGAAATGAGATCGAAGAAGTTATCGGCTTGGATGCATCTGAAGCAGTACTTGCTTCAGCAAAGGCAGGAATCGGAATAGAAGAAATCCTTGAGCAGGTTGTTGAAAAAGTACCTGCTCCAGTAGGGGATCCGGATGCCCCATTAAAGGCTCTTATATTTGATTCTCTTTATGATGCCTACCGCGGTGTAGTAGCTTATATCCGGGTGGTTGAGGGTACGGTAAAAGTAGGGGATAAAATTAAAATGATGGCAACCGGCAAAGAGTTTGAAGTTACAGAGGTTGGTGTGTTTACGCCAAAATCAACGCCATTGCCTGAATTGTCAGTTGGAGACGTAGGGTTTTTGACTGCTGCAATTAAAAACGTTGGTGATACACGTGTAGGTGATACCATTACAAGTGCGAAAAACGGTGCGGCCGAAGCTCTTCCTGGATACAGAAAAATGAACCCGATGGTTTATTGCGGACTTTATCCAATTGATAGCGCCAAGTTCAATGACCTGCGTGAAGCGCTTGAAAAGCTGGAGCTGAATGATTCTGCCCTTCAGTTTGAACCGGAAACTTCACAGGCCCTCGGATTTGGATTCCGCTGCGGTTTTCTTGGATTGCTTCACATGGAAATCATCCAGGAGCGCATTGAGCGCGAATTCAAAATAGATTTGATTACAACAGCGCCTAGTGTTATCTATGATGTTATTCTTACAGATGGCACTGAGGTTAAAGTGGATAACCCATCCAATATGCCTGATCCTCAAAAGATTGACCGTGTTGAAGAACCTTATGTAAAAGCTACGATGATGGCGCCGAATGATTATGTGGGAGCCATTATGGAACTTTGCCAGCAAAAACGCGGCATCTTTATTGATATGCAATACATGGATGAAACCAGAGTAAATATTATATATGAAATTCCTTTATCGGAAATTGTTTATGATTTCTTTGATCAGCTGAAATCCAATACAAAAGGATATGCTTCTTTTGATTATGAATTAATTGGATACAAGCCATCAAAACTTGTTAAGATGGATATTCTGTTAAATGCAGAAAAGGTAGACGCATTGAGCTTCATCGTTCATAAGGATTTTGCTTATGAAAGAGGAAAAGTAATCGTTGAGAAGTTAAAAGAGCTTATTCCCCGTCAGCAGTTTGAGGTTCCTATTCAAGCGGCGATCGGCCAGAAAATTGTAGCCCGCTCAACCATTAAAGCCATCCGCAAAAATGTATTGGCTAAATGTTACGGCGGAGACATTTCCCGTAAGCGTAAATTATTGGAGAAGCAGAAAGAAGGTAAAAAGCGGATGAAGCAGGTTGGTTCTGTTGAAGTTCCGCAGGAAGCCTTCATGGCCGTTTTGAAGATGGACGATAACACCCCTAAAAAGTAA
- the hemW gene encoding radical SAM family heme chaperone HemW, whose product MIKAAYIHIPFCEHICHYCDFNKVYLKNQPVGEYLDSLDKEMNLALKDTPASRLDSIFVGGGTPTALNGKQLEQLCSTIKRQLPYDPFTEYTFEANPGDLSKEKLQILHDAGVNRLSFGVQTFNDELLKRIGRSHRAKDVFQSIEAAKQVGFDNISIDLIYSLPGQTLQDFKDTLETSFTLDIVHYSGYSLIIEPKTVFYNLMRRGKLPTPGEDVEAEMYDLLMEQMDKHGFAQYEISNFAKPGYESRHNMTYWDNEWYFGFGAGAHGYVNGLRRSNHGPLKKYMEPIEKGQLPILEEHKVPLEEQMEEEMFLGLRKTEGVSISRFKEKFGKNPLEHFKVQIKQHTEKKLIIAGEEHIKLTKQGRFLGNEVFQSFIG is encoded by the coding sequence ATGATTAAAGCAGCTTATATACACATCCCATTTTGTGAACATATCTGTCATTACTGTGATTTTAATAAAGTGTATTTAAAGAACCAGCCAGTTGGAGAATACCTTGATTCTCTTGATAAAGAGATGAATCTTGCTTTGAAAGATACACCTGCATCTCGGCTGGACTCCATCTTTGTCGGAGGCGGCACGCCCACTGCGCTAAACGGGAAACAGCTTGAACAGCTTTGCAGCACTATTAAACGGCAGCTTCCCTATGACCCTTTCACAGAATATACATTTGAAGCTAACCCGGGAGATCTCTCTAAGGAAAAGCTTCAAATATTGCATGATGCCGGAGTCAACAGGCTGAGCTTTGGTGTCCAGACCTTCAACGATGAACTCTTAAAAAGAATTGGAAGGTCACACCGGGCAAAAGACGTTTTTCAATCAATTGAAGCTGCAAAACAAGTAGGCTTCGATAACATCAGCATCGATCTGATATACAGTCTTCCCGGCCAGACACTTCAGGACTTTAAAGATACACTCGAAACATCATTCACATTGGATATTGTTCATTATTCGGGCTATTCGCTGATCATTGAGCCCAAGACAGTATTCTATAATCTGATGAGGAGAGGGAAACTGCCGACTCCCGGAGAAGATGTGGAAGCTGAGATGTATGATTTATTGATGGAACAAATGGACAAACATGGATTTGCCCAATATGAAATCAGCAATTTTGCCAAACCGGGCTATGAGAGCAGGCATAACATGACTTATTGGGATAATGAATGGTACTTCGGCTTTGGGGCAGGTGCGCATGGCTATGTAAACGGGCTTCGCCGTTCAAACCACGGACCCCTGAAAAAATATATGGAGCCTATTGAAAAGGGCCAGCTTCCGATCCTCGAAGAACATAAGGTGCCCCTGGAAGAGCAGATGGAAGAGGAAATGTTTCTTGGGCTGAGAAAAACTGAAGGTGTCTCAATTAGTCGCTTTAAAGAGAAATTTGGCAAAAACCCGCTGGAGCACTTTAAAGTTCAAATTAAACAGCACACCGAAAAAAAATTAATTATTGCCGGGGAAGAGCATATTAAATTGACAAAGCAAGGACGATTTCTTGGAAATGAAGTATTTCAGTCCTTTATAGGGTAA
- the hrcA gene encoding heat-inducible transcriptional repressor HrcA, with the protein MLTDRQLLIFQVIVDDFIQTAQPVGSRTLSKKEEISFSSATIRNEMADLEELGFIEKTHTSSGRIPSEKGYRYYVDHLLSPQKLNQHDIHKVQSIFAERIYELEKIVQKSAKILSELTNYTSIVLGPAVRDNKLKRIQIVPLNKETAIAIIITDTGHVENRMFHLPENIDAGDLEKVVNILNDRLAGAPLESLNNKIYKEVAVLLRHHINNYDLMLNSIADTIKIPAYDKLFFGGKTNMLSQPEFHDIEKVKNLMNMIEQEKGIYDLLSKNKSGINIKIGRENNNSAMENCSLITASYSIGTEQLGTIAILGPTRMEYSRVISLLNYISADLSSVLSKLYQNR; encoded by the coding sequence GTGTTAACAGATCGTCAATTATTAATTTTTCAAGTAATTGTTGATGATTTTATTCAAACTGCACAGCCTGTCGGGTCGAGAACTCTGTCGAAAAAAGAAGAAATTTCTTTTAGTTCCGCAACGATCAGAAATGAGATGGCTGATTTAGAGGAACTTGGGTTTATTGAGAAAACACACACCTCATCGGGGAGGATTCCATCTGAAAAAGGGTACCGCTATTACGTGGACCACCTTTTATCCCCGCAAAAATTAAATCAGCATGATATCCACAAAGTACAATCGATCTTTGCGGAAAGAATTTATGAGCTGGAGAAAATTGTTCAAAAATCGGCAAAAATCTTATCTGAGCTGACTAATTATACATCCATAGTCCTCGGGCCTGCAGTAAGGGATAACAAGCTGAAGAGAATTCAGATTGTTCCTTTGAATAAAGAAACAGCGATAGCAATTATTATCACAGATACAGGCCATGTGGAAAACAGAATGTTCCACTTGCCGGAAAACATTGATGCAGGTGATTTGGAAAAGGTCGTTAATATCCTTAATGACCGTCTTGCCGGTGCCCCGTTGGAAAGTCTGAACAATAAGATATATAAAGAGGTTGCCGTGCTTTTAAGGCATCATATCAATAATTATGATTTAATGCTGAATTCAATTGCCGATACAATAAAGATACCGGCCTATGATAAGCTTTTCTTTGGCGGTAAAACAAATATGCTCAGCCAGCCGGAGTTTCATGATATTGAAAAGGTTAAAAACCTCATGAATATGATCGAGCAGGAAAAAGGCATCTATGATTTACTCAGTAAAAACAAGTCAGGGATCAATATTAAAATCGGCAGGGAAAATAATAATTCAGCAATGGAAAACTGCAGTCTGATAACAGCAAGCTACTCAATCGGCACCGAGCAGCTCGGCACAATTGCCATTCTGGGCCCTACCAGAATGGAATATTCAAGAGTTATCAGCTTATTGAACTATATCAGTGCAGACTTATCATCTGTTTTATCCAAGCTGTATCAAAACAGATGA